One Rhizobiales bacterium GAS188 DNA window includes the following coding sequences:
- a CDS encoding L-proline dehydrogenase /delta-1-pyrroline-5-carboxylate dehydrogenase, giving the protein MPATEPSACPIPEFTAAFAPDDEKLARSLLGRADGTPAEESAIDTDARRLIGAIRGRSGGIGGVEEVLREYSLSTKEGLALMVLAEALLRVPDAATADRLIEDKLGQGDFAHHETKSDALLVSASAWALSITSRIIQPGETPHSIVAGLAKRIGLPAVRTATRQAMRVMGNHFVLGETIEAALKRARSGTGRLARYSFDMLGEGARTAEDAARYFDSYAKAIEAIGRAAGNTPLPNRPGISVKLSALHPRYEATSRERVMAELVPRVVELARMAKAHDLNFTVDAEEADRLELSLDVIGAVAANASLADWDGFGLAIQAYQKRALAVIDWIASLAETLDRRFMVRLVKGAYWDTEVKRAQERGLDGYPVFTRKAMTDLNYLACAEKLLSLRPRIYPQIATHNALTVASALHAAGEAKRANGATDEGFEFQRLHGMGEALYGELAEMAPGVACRTYAPVGGHRDLLAYLVRRLLENGANSSFVSMAADPDVPVESLIERPLVRVGSAAKAANPRLPLPAALYGAARKNSAGVEFGHRDSLAAFLGAARQGAGQGLCAVPLIDGKQGTGSARSVDSPIDGKPVGQVVEADRATVARAMASASRAAPSWNATPATQRAACLDRAADLIEARQGRFTALLQAEAGKTLDDALAEIREAVDFCRYYAAQARLGFADGEVLPGPAGEENRLSLRGRGVFVCISPWNFPLAIFTGQVTAALAAGNAAVAKPAEQTPLIAFEAVKLLHEAGVPKGALAFVPGAGDVGAALVAHEAVAGVAFTGSTEVARLINRALAAKDGPIVPLIAETGGINAMIVDATALPEQVSDDVVLSAFRSAGQRCSALRLLCLQEDVAERMLEMVIGAAKELKIGDPRDPSVQVGPVIDAEAKQKLDAYVAERRAQGQVLYAGAAPSTGSFVAPCVIRLERAAELKQEVFGPILHVVRYKAGQLARLMGEINSTGYGLTMGLHSRIDDTAKLVTELSHAGNLYINRNMIGAVVGVQPFGGHGLSGTGPKAGGPNYLKRFATEQVVSINTAAAGGNASLLTMEE; this is encoded by the coding sequence ATGCCGGCAACCGAGCCCTCAGCCTGTCCGATACCTGAATTCACGGCGGCCTTCGCGCCCGATGACGAGAAGCTCGCCCGCTCCCTGCTCGGCCGCGCCGACGGCACGCCGGCCGAGGAGTCCGCGATCGACACCGATGCGCGCCGCCTGATCGGCGCCATCCGCGGCAGAAGCGGCGGCATCGGCGGCGTCGAGGAAGTGCTGCGCGAATATTCGCTCTCCACCAAGGAGGGCCTCGCCCTGATGGTGCTCGCCGAGGCGCTGCTGCGCGTGCCGGACGCCGCAACCGCCGACCGGCTGATCGAGGACAAGCTCGGCCAGGGCGATTTCGCCCATCACGAGACGAAGTCGGATGCGCTTCTCGTCTCCGCCTCGGCCTGGGCCTTGTCGATCACCTCGCGCATCATCCAGCCGGGCGAGACGCCGCACAGCATCGTTGCCGGCCTCGCCAAGCGCATCGGCCTGCCGGCGGTGCGCACCGCGACCCGCCAGGCGATGCGCGTCATGGGCAATCATTTCGTGCTCGGCGAGACCATCGAGGCGGCCCTCAAGCGGGCTCGCTCCGGAACCGGGAGGCTGGCGCGCTATTCCTTCGACATGCTCGGCGAAGGCGCCCGCACCGCCGAGGATGCGGCCCGCTATTTCGACAGCTACGCCAAGGCGATCGAAGCCATCGGCCGGGCTGCCGGCAACACGCCTTTGCCCAACCGGCCGGGCATCTCGGTCAAGCTGTCGGCGCTGCATCCCCGCTATGAGGCGACGAGCCGCGAGCGTGTCATGGCCGAGCTCGTGCCGCGCGTCGTCGAGCTCGCCCGCATGGCCAAGGCCCATGACCTCAACTTCACCGTCGATGCCGAGGAGGCCGACCGGCTCGAGCTCTCCCTCGACGTGATCGGCGCCGTCGCGGCCAATGCGTCGCTCGCCGATTGGGACGGCTTCGGGCTTGCCATCCAGGCCTATCAGAAGCGCGCCCTTGCGGTGATCGACTGGATCGCCTCGCTCGCCGAGACGCTCGACCGGCGCTTCATGGTGCGCCTCGTCAAGGGCGCCTATTGGGATACCGAGGTCAAGCGCGCCCAGGAGCGTGGGCTTGACGGCTATCCGGTCTTCACCCGCAAGGCGATGACCGATCTCAACTATCTCGCCTGTGCCGAGAAGCTGCTCTCGCTGCGCCCGCGCATCTATCCGCAGATCGCCACCCACAACGCGCTGACGGTCGCGAGCGCCCTGCATGCGGCGGGCGAGGCCAAGCGCGCCAACGGCGCCACCGATGAAGGCTTCGAGTTCCAGCGGCTGCACGGCATGGGAGAGGCGCTCTATGGCGAGCTCGCCGAGATGGCGCCGGGCGTCGCCTGCCGCACCTATGCGCCGGTCGGCGGGCATCGCGATCTCCTTGCCTATCTGGTGCGTCGCCTGCTCGAGAACGGCGCCAATTCCTCCTTCGTCAGTATGGCGGCCGATCCCGACGTGCCGGTCGAGAGCCTGATCGAGCGACCCCTGGTGCGGGTCGGCAGCGCCGCCAAGGCTGCCAATCCGCGTCTGCCGCTGCCGGCCGCTCTCTATGGCGCGGCCCGCAAGAATTCGGCCGGTGTCGAGTTCGGCCATCGCGACAGCCTCGCGGCCTTTCTCGGCGCGGCGCGGCAAGGAGCCGGGCAGGGCTTGTGCGCCGTGCCCCTCATCGACGGCAAGCAGGGCACCGGCTCGGCGCGCAGCGTCGACAGCCCGATCGACGGCAAGCCGGTCGGGCAGGTGGTGGAGGCCGATCGCGCCACAGTGGCGCGCGCCATGGCCAGCGCCTCACGCGCCGCCCCGTCCTGGAACGCCACTCCCGCCACGCAGCGTGCCGCCTGCCTCGATCGCGCCGCCGACCTCATCGAGGCGCGCCAGGGGCGCTTCACCGCCCTGCTGCAGGCCGAGGCCGGCAAGACCTTGGACGATGCGCTCGCCGAGATCCGTGAAGCGGTCGATTTCTGCCGCTATTACGCGGCGCAGGCCCGGCTCGGCTTCGCCGATGGCGAGGTGCTGCCGGGGCCTGCCGGAGAGGAGAACCGCCTCAGCCTGCGCGGGCGCGGCGTGTTCGTCTGCATCAGCCCCTGGAACTTCCCGCTGGCGATCTTCACCGGCCAGGTGACGGCGGCGCTGGCGGCCGGCAATGCGGCGGTCGCCAAGCCCGCCGAGCAGACGCCGCTGATTGCCTTCGAGGCCGTGAAACTGCTGCACGAAGCCGGCGTGCCCAAGGGTGCGCTCGCCTTCGTGCCGGGCGCGGGCGATGTCGGCGCGGCGCTGGTCGCGCATGAGGCGGTAGCCGGTGTCGCCTTCACGGGCTCGACCGAGGTGGCGCGGCTCATCAACCGGGCGCTCGCCGCCAAGGACGGGCCGATCGTGCCGCTGATCGCCGAGACCGGCGGCATCAACGCCATGATCGTCGACGCCACCGCGTTGCCCGAGCAGGTCTCCGACGATGTGGTGCTCTCGGCCTTCCGCTCTGCCGGCCAGCGCTGCTCGGCCTTGCGGCTGCTCTGCCTGCAGGAAGATGTTGCCGAGCGCATGCTGGAGATGGTGATCGGCGCCGCCAAGGAACTGAAGATCGGCGATCCTCGCGATCCCTCGGTGCAGGTCGGCCCCGTCATCGATGCCGAGGCCAAGCAGAAGCTCGACGCCTATGTGGCGGAGAGGCGCGCGCAAGGGCAGGTGCTCTATGCGGGGGCCGCGCCCTCGACCGGCAGCTTCGTCGCGCCTTGCGTCATCCGCCTCGAGCGCGCCGCCGAGCTGAAGCAGGAGGTGTTCGGGCCGATCCTGCATGTGGTGCGCTACAAGGCCGGACAACTGGCGCGCCTGATGGGCGAGATCAACTCGACCGGTTACGGGCTGACCATGGGGCTGCATTCGCGCATCGACGACACCGCCAAGCTGGTGACCGAGCTGTCCCATGCCGGCAATCTCTACATCAACCGCAACATGATCGGCGCCGTCGTCGGCGTGCAGCCCTTCGGCGGTCACGGCCTCTCGGGCACCGGCCCGAAGGCTGGCGGCCCGAATTATCTGAAGCGCTTTGCCACCGAGCAGGTCGTTTCGATCAACACAGCCGCGGCGGGCGGCAATGCGAGCCTCCTGACCATGGAGGAGTGA
- a CDS encoding transcriptional regulator, whose protein sequence is MKARGHRTVAALGRRDVAPFRDRLLHGRNFLVLHGDREQEGMARRKARSEPAGADTELDVSDLGTGRRSARLRLRAAWMYYVEEMTQNAIAETLGVGRVTVVRLLSDARALHEVRVSVSRNVAELLRLEFELQRVFGVTEAIVAPVSSSAADPTLPIGAATGDYISKLLRSDMKIGLGWGRTLINSLPFISEKQVSNLSVVSLLGGITKTRQYNPSEFAWQFSRLFHADCYLIAAPAFVDSVATKRALVERCGLKDILDFARSLDAVVVSAGGMSTDNTIFRFGFVSERERKSLIAKGAAGDLLCHYFDRQGHLVDHPINETVMAVPIETLTSTPVRILTSGGAHKTEAILSAMRALRPTVFITDEITATAVLALAKDNGQETS, encoded by the coding sequence ATGAAGGCTCGCGGCCATAGGACGGTTGCGGCGCTCGGCAGGCGGGATGTGGCGCCGTTTCGCGACCGCCTCTTGCACGGGCGGAATTTCCTTGTACTGCATGGGGATCGGGAGCAGGAAGGCATGGCGAGACGCAAGGCGAGATCGGAGCCGGCCGGGGCGGACACGGAGCTCGATGTGTCGGATCTCGGCACCGGGCGCCGCTCCGCGCGACTGAGATTGCGCGCCGCCTGGATGTATTATGTCGAGGAGATGACGCAGAACGCCATCGCCGAGACATTGGGCGTCGGGCGCGTCACGGTGGTGCGACTGTTGAGCGATGCGCGGGCCTTGCACGAGGTGCGCGTATCGGTCAGCCGCAATGTGGCCGAGCTCTTGCGGCTCGAATTCGAGCTGCAGCGGGTTTTTGGGGTGACGGAGGCGATCGTCGCGCCGGTTTCGAGCAGCGCCGCCGACCCGACCTTGCCGATCGGCGCCGCCACCGGGGACTATATCTCCAAGCTGTTGCGCAGCGACATGAAGATCGGGCTCGGCTGGGGCCGGACGCTGATCAACTCCTTGCCTTTCATCAGCGAGAAGCAGGTGAGCAATCTGTCGGTGGTGTCGCTGCTCGGCGGCATCACCAAGACCCGGCAGTACAACCCCTCCGAATTCGCCTGGCAGTTCTCGCGTCTGTTCCATGCCGATTGTTATCTGATCGCCGCCCCCGCCTTCGTCGACAGCGTGGCGACCAAGCGGGCCCTGGTCGAGCGCTGCGGCTTGAAGGACATTCTCGACTTTGCGCGGTCGCTCGACGCCGTCGTGGTCAGCGCCGGCGGCATGTCGACCGACAACACCATCTTCCGCTTCGGCTTCGTCTCCGAGCGCGAGCGCAAATCCCTCATCGCCAAGGGCGCGGCGGGCGATCTCCTCTGCCATTATTTCGATCGCCAGGGCCATCTCGTCGATCACCCGATCAACGAGACCGTGATGGCGGTGCCGATCGAGACCCTGACCTCGACGCCGGTACGCATCCTGACCTCGGGCGGCGCCCATAAGACCGAAGCCATCTTGAGCGCCATGCGGGCGCTGCGCCCGACCGTGTTCATCACCGACGAGATCACCGCGACCGCAGTGCTGGCGCTCGCCAAAGACAACGGCCAAGAAACCTCGTAG
- a CDS encoding DNA-binding transcriptional regulator, LysR family, which produces MSAPLDLDLLRSFVAVVESGSFSNAAPSIGRSQSAVSMQMQRLEQAVGKQLLIRTPRSVTPSQAGEGFLTYARRLLKLSDEAWASVTRPEEAGFVRLGVPDDYAAFLLPPALSRFAAEHPLVTVELICEPSSALVRAIEEGRLDLAIVTRLPTQPLEVMRRERFVWVASPHHVAWENDPVPIALFEPGCAARLNVLRTLGDSDRSYRCTYSSPSLFGLIAVVQAGLAVAGLCECSVPPSLRVIGENEGLPPLDELEIGILRNPTSATAAVERLNECLRRDLSQRAPFA; this is translated from the coding sequence ATGAGCGCGCCTCTGGACCTCGACCTCTTGAGAAGCTTTGTCGCCGTCGTCGAAAGCGGCAGCTTCTCGAATGCCGCGCCAAGCATCGGGCGCAGCCAATCCGCGGTCAGCATGCAGATGCAGCGGCTGGAGCAGGCTGTCGGCAAGCAGCTCCTGATTCGCACCCCGCGTTCGGTGACGCCGAGCCAGGCCGGCGAAGGCTTCCTGACCTATGCGCGCCGGCTGCTCAAATTATCGGATGAGGCATGGGCGAGCGTCACCCGACCGGAAGAGGCCGGCTTCGTCCGCCTCGGCGTGCCGGACGATTATGCGGCTTTCCTGCTGCCGCCCGCTTTGTCGCGCTTCGCGGCCGAGCATCCGCTTGTGACGGTGGAGCTGATCTGCGAGCCCTCGAGCGCGCTGGTGCGCGCCATCGAGGAGGGGCGGCTCGATCTCGCCATCGTCACACGCCTGCCGACCCAGCCTCTCGAAGTGATGCGGCGGGAGCGCTTCGTCTGGGTGGCCTCGCCGCATCATGTCGCCTGGGAGAACGACCCGGTCCCGATCGCCTTGTTCGAGCCCGGCTGCGCCGCCCGCCTCAATGTGTTGCGGACGCTCGGCGATTCGGACCGCTCCTATCGCTGCACCTATTCGAGCCCGAGCCTGTTCGGCCTCATCGCGGTGGTCCAGGCCGGGCTCGCCGTCGCGGGGCTTTGCGAGTGCAGCGTGCCCCCTTCATTGCGCGTCATCGGCGAGAATGAAGGGCTGCCGCCGCTCGACGAGCTGGAGATCGGCATCTTGCGCAATCCCACCTCGGCGACGGCCGCCGTCGAGCGGCTGAACGAATGTCTTCGCCGGGATCTGTCGCAGAGAGCGCCTTTTGCATAA
- a CDS encoding SPFH domain, Band 7 family protein, whose product MNRHLMLRLTVKDGERALLSRNGRLERVLEPGRHRLFDPWGEYTVETHQATRAEFPAERYAVLKAGQPQIAAELFEAVETRANEIAIVSLDRRPHVLMAPWQVRVFWKVATKVDVERIDIASEPKVEARHLAMITRERNLLVSEVVVENHEAGLLHVEGRLVERLPPGRHAYWTVGRKIEVKRLDLRPQAVEITAQEMLTKDRIALRVTLTAFRRIIDPERLVATVADVDAWLYRLVQFAIREAVAGRTLDEVLSAKSTLDEELRVFVRERTSEAGVEVTELGVKDVILPGEIRELVNKVVEAERTTKANLIRRQEETAATRSLLNTAKLMEENPLLLRLKELESLERLVEKVGRIDLHAGEGQGFDALLHKLVRLKAPETT is encoded by the coding sequence ATGAACCGGCATCTGATGTTGCGTCTGACGGTGAAGGATGGCGAGCGCGCCCTCCTGTCGCGCAACGGCCGGTTGGAGCGAGTGCTCGAACCCGGACGGCACCGTCTGTTCGACCCGTGGGGCGAGTACACGGTCGAAACGCATCAGGCGACGCGGGCGGAATTCCCTGCCGAGCGTTACGCCGTGCTGAAGGCCGGGCAGCCGCAGATCGCGGCTGAACTCTTCGAGGCGGTCGAGACGAGGGCGAATGAGATCGCCATCGTGAGCCTCGACCGGCGCCCGCATGTCCTGATGGCGCCGTGGCAGGTCCGCGTCTTCTGGAAGGTCGCGACCAAGGTCGATGTCGAGCGCATCGACATTGCGAGCGAGCCGAAGGTCGAGGCGCGTCATCTCGCCATGATCACGCGCGAGCGCAACCTGCTCGTCAGCGAGGTCGTGGTGGAGAACCACGAGGCTGGCCTGCTGCATGTCGAGGGGCGGCTCGTCGAGCGCTTGCCGCCCGGCCGGCACGCCTACTGGACGGTCGGTCGGAAGATCGAGGTCAAGCGCCTCGATCTGCGGCCGCAGGCAGTCGAGATCACGGCGCAAGAGATGCTGACCAAGGATCGCATCGCGCTGCGCGTGACGCTCACGGCCTTCCGCCGGATCATCGATCCGGAGCGGCTCGTGGCCACGGTCGCGGATGTGGATGCGTGGCTGTACCGTCTGGTGCAGTTCGCGATCCGCGAGGCGGTTGCCGGACGCACGCTCGACGAGGTGCTGTCGGCCAAGAGCACGCTCGACGAGGAGCTTCGCGTCTTCGTGCGCGAGCGCACCTCGGAGGCGGGTGTCGAAGTGACGGAGCTCGGCGTGAAGGACGTCATCCTTCCCGGCGAGATCCGCGAGCTCGTGAACAAGGTGGTGGAGGCGGAGCGGACGACCAAGGCCAACCTCATCCGCCGCCAGGAGGAGACCGCGGCGACGCGTTCGCTCCTCAACACCGCCAAGCTGATGGAGGAGAACCCTCTCCTCTTGAGGCTGAAGGAGCTCGAATCGCTCGAGCGGCTGGTGGAGAAGGTCGGTCGCATCGATCTCCATGCCGGCGAGGGGCAGGGCTTCGACGCGCTCCTGCACAAGCTCGTGCGCCTGAAGGCGCCCGAGACGACCTGA
- a CDS encoding aspartate racemase (manually curated), producing MPHHIGIVACSAEGAALCYRTICVEGAELLGRHAHPEVSMHTHSLADYVKCLDRDDWQGVGELMLSSAEKLAKIGADFLICPDNTIHQALPYIEQRSPLPWLHIAEVVAAEAVERGFRRLGLTGTRWLVDSEVYPGKLTARGLEYLRPNTAERAEINRIIMDELTYGVFKPEAVAEFQRTFGRMKHEGCDAVILGCTEIPLIMNDANSPLPTLDSTRLLAQAALRRAVQGSAATA from the coding sequence ATGCCTCACCATATCGGTATCGTTGCCTGCTCGGCCGAAGGCGCAGCTCTTTGCTATCGGACCATCTGCGTGGAAGGCGCTGAGCTGCTCGGCCGGCACGCCCATCCCGAGGTCTCGATGCACACGCATTCGCTCGCCGATTACGTGAAATGCCTCGACCGCGATGACTGGCAGGGCGTGGGCGAGCTGATGCTGTCCTCCGCAGAGAAGCTGGCGAAGATCGGTGCCGATTTCCTGATCTGCCCCGACAACACCATCCACCAGGCGCTTCCTTACATCGAGCAGCGATCGCCGCTGCCTTGGCTGCACATCGCCGAGGTCGTCGCCGCAGAGGCCGTCGAGCGCGGCTTTCGCCGTCTCGGCCTGACCGGAACCCGTTGGCTCGTCGACAGCGAAGTCTATCCCGGGAAGCTCACAGCGCGCGGATTGGAGTATCTGCGCCCGAACACTGCCGAACGTGCAGAGATCAATCGCATCATCATGGATGAGCTGACTTACGGCGTCTTCAAGCCCGAGGCGGTCGCCGAATTTCAACGCACCTTCGGGCGGATGAAACACGAGGGCTGCGACGCCGTCATTCTCGGCTGCACCGAGATCCCGTTGATCATGAACGACGCGAACTCTCCGCTGCCGACGCTCGATTCCACACGCTTGCTGGCGCAGGCGGCGCTGCGTCGCGCGGTGCAAGGCTCAGCTGCGACAGCGTAA
- a CDS encoding GrpB domain, predicted nucleotidyltransferase, UPF0157 family: MPAPFRVELMPHDSRWAQAAEVECDVLASALGSILVAVHHVGSTSIPDISAKPIPDLLPVVTELDELDGRRGSLEALGYVWWGEYGLPGRRYCTKDDHATGRRLIQLHCFGKGNSEIDRHLAFRDYLRNRPGVARAYDLEKARCRALHPDDSHAYGACKSDWIKRIEAEALAASIS, from the coding sequence ATGCCAGCGCCCTTCCGAGTCGAGCTCATGCCCCATGATTCTCGCTGGGCCCAAGCCGCCGAGGTTGAGTGCGATGTGCTCGCCTCCGCGCTCGGCTCAATTCTGGTAGCCGTGCACCACGTCGGATCGACATCGATTCCCGACATTTCGGCCAAGCCAATCCCGGACCTCCTCCCCGTCGTCACCGAACTTGACGAGCTGGACGGGCGCCGAGGGAGCCTGGAAGCCTTGGGCTATGTCTGGTGGGGCGAATATGGTTTGCCGGGGCGGCGCTATTGCACAAAGGATGATCACGCCACCGGTCGACGCCTGATCCAGCTTCATTGCTTCGGGAAGGGCAATTCCGAGATCGACCGCCATCTCGCCTTCCGAGACTATTTGCGGAATCGGCCCGGTGTTGCGCGGGCCTACGACCTCGAGAAGGCCCGTTGCCGCGCGCTGCACCCGGACGATTCCCATGCCTACGGCGCCTGCAAGAGCGACTGGATCAAGCGGATCGAGGCTGAGGCGTTGGCGGCGTCAATATCCTGA
- a CDS encoding Predicted transcriptional regulator, producing the protein MTYKIGTVGEFMRWTKRVVANPATAADTPKRWFDSKASAEAALAETSPEAMVKLLSPENLEMLKIIGTVRLNSMRELASLVRRKESNLSRTLKKLERAGIVGFESGPGRTLTPRLLARRVTLDLDLVGTSGKVSVQRPVVR; encoded by the coding sequence ATGACCTATAAGATAGGCACCGTCGGCGAATTCATGCGGTGGACGAAGCGTGTCGTCGCCAATCCCGCCACTGCGGCGGACACGCCCAAGCGTTGGTTCGACAGCAAGGCAAGCGCCGAGGCCGCCCTGGCGGAGACCTCGCCCGAGGCTATGGTGAAGCTCCTATCTCCGGAGAACCTGGAGATGCTGAAGATCATTGGCACAGTGCGGCTCAATTCCATGCGTGAGCTCGCCTCACTCGTTCGTCGCAAGGAATCGAATCTCTCCCGCACATTGAAGAAGCTCGAACGCGCCGGAATCGTGGGCTTCGAAAGCGGCCCTGGCCGGACGCTGACGCCACGGTTGCTGGCGCGTCGGGTGACGCTGGATCTCGACCTCGTCGGCACTAGCGGCAAGGTGTCCGTGCAACGGCCTGTGGTTCGATAG
- a CDS encoding phosphoenolpyruvate--protein phosphotransferase, with protein MMALERKAWIQRKAWVRVREGLHARPATEFVKLAKSFACDLEILRDGRAANAKSSVKLMLLGVKEADEIIIRAEGADAQEAVERLVAFIETPEAGHIPLGAAAAANSISGLGFAASAPQGDASPTGRGVPASEGTALGPAFAFFAEPVQPESCRLAENETVDEIARFRDALNSVIAASRDASTAPRPANEQDAIIAALAELARDAEFAGAIEARIGGGLDAISATLDVGAALAARFGRIDDAYLRARAEDVRGLARAITLALSGRAPVTLAELPQGAVIVAEELSAIDLAKAPLQRVAGIVCVTGAATSHVAILARTYGIPAVLGYGGDVARLRGVARIGLDGATGEVFLDPDEADAARLEARIAEEQRERIALDAFRSAEPRTRDGRLIEIAANLGSLNEIDQALGAGAMGVGLFRTELLFMEGKSPPSEDEQEAVYAKLASAFAPHPVIVRTLDVGGDKPVPGIDFPAEHNPFLGWRGVRMCLDRPDIFKPQLKALLRASLSGNIKIMLPMVADIEEVQRTKELLTQCRAELAERGVAFGEPELGIMIETPAAALLAADFAKEVAFFSIGTNDLAQYVMAADRLNPLVAHLNRADHPAVLRAVDLVCRAARKAGIWVGVCGEAAARPDLIATFIRMGVTELSMSPSSIPRAKKCVTEI; from the coding sequence ATGATGGCGCTCGAGCGCAAAGCATGGATTCAGCGCAAGGCCTGGGTTCGGGTGCGGGAAGGCTTGCATGCGCGGCCGGCGACCGAGTTCGTCAAGCTCGCCAAGAGCTTCGCTTGCGACCTCGAAATCCTGCGCGACGGCCGCGCCGCCAATGCCAAGAGCTCGGTGAAGCTGATGTTGCTCGGCGTCAAGGAGGCCGACGAGATCATCATTCGGGCCGAAGGCGCCGACGCGCAAGAGGCGGTCGAGAGGCTTGTTGCCTTCATCGAGACCCCGGAGGCCGGCCATATCCCGCTCGGAGCTGCGGCCGCTGCTAACAGCATCTCCGGTCTGGGATTCGCTGCGTCTGCCCCACAGGGTGATGCTTCGCCGACCGGGAGGGGTGTGCCGGCGAGCGAAGGCACGGCCCTTGGGCCCGCCTTCGCGTTTTTCGCGGAGCCTGTGCAACCCGAGTCCTGCCGGCTCGCCGAGAACGAAACCGTGGACGAGATCGCGCGCTTCCGCGACGCCTTAAACAGTGTCATCGCGGCTTCGCGCGACGCTTCCACCGCGCCGCGGCCGGCCAACGAGCAGGACGCCATCATCGCGGCGCTGGCGGAGCTCGCGCGCGACGCGGAATTCGCCGGCGCCATCGAGGCGCGCATCGGCGGCGGCCTCGATGCGATCTCGGCAACGCTCGATGTCGGCGCGGCGCTTGCGGCGCGCTTCGGGCGCATCGACGATGCCTATCTGCGGGCCCGCGCCGAGGATGTGCGGGGTCTGGCGCGTGCCATCACATTGGCGCTGTCGGGTCGCGCGCCGGTGACGCTTGCCGAGCTGCCGCAAGGCGCCGTCATCGTGGCCGAGGAGCTCAGCGCCATCGATCTCGCCAAGGCGCCGCTGCAACGCGTCGCCGGCATCGTGTGCGTGACAGGCGCCGCCACCTCGCATGTGGCGATCCTGGCGCGCACTTACGGCATCCCGGCGGTGCTCGGCTATGGCGGGGATGTGGCCCGGCTGCGCGGCGTCGCCAGGATCGGTCTCGACGGCGCCACGGGCGAAGTCTTCCTCGATCCGGATGAGGCTGACGCAGCGCGCCTCGAGGCCCGCATCGCCGAGGAGCAGCGCGAGCGTATTGCGCTCGACGCCTTCCGGAGCGCCGAGCCGCGAACGCGCGACGGACGATTGATCGAGATTGCGGCCAATCTCGGCTCGTTGAACGAGATCGATCAGGCGCTGGGCGCCGGCGCCATGGGGGTCGGCCTGTTCCGCACCGAGCTCCTGTTCATGGAAGGCAAATCGCCGCCTTCGGAAGACGAGCAGGAAGCCGTCTACGCAAAGCTCGCTTCGGCCTTCGCGCCGCATCCGGTCATCGTGCGCACCCTCGACGTCGGTGGCGACAAGCCGGTGCCGGGCATCGACTTCCCGGCGGAACATAATCCCTTCCTCGGCTGGCGCGGGGTGCGCATGTGCCTCGATCGCCCCGACATCTTCAAGCCGCAGCTCAAGGCGCTGCTGCGCGCGTCGCTGAGCGGCAACATCAAGATCATGCTGCCCATGGTGGCCGATATCGAGGAGGTGCAGCGCACCAAGGAACTCCTCACGCAATGCCGTGCCGAGCTTGCGGAACGCGGCGTTGCGTTCGGCGAGCCTGAGCTCGGCATCATGATCGAGACGCCGGCCGCCGCGCTTTTGGCGGCCGATTTCGCCAAGGAAGTCGCCTTCTTCTCGATCGGCACCAATGACCTTGCCCAATATGTGATGGCGGCCGATCGCCTCAATCCGCTCGTCGCGCATCTCAACCGCGCCGATCATCCGGCGGTGCTGCGGGCCGTCGATCTCGTCTGCCGCGCCGCCCGCAAGGCCGGCATCTGGGTCGGCGTCTGCGGCGAGGCGGCGGCACGTCCCGATCTGATCGCGACCTTCATCCGCATGGGCGTCACTGAGCTCAGCATGAGCCCCTCATCGATCCCGCGCGCCAAAAAATGCGTGACGGAAATCTGA
- a CDS encoding PTS system, glucitol/sorbitol-specific IIA component produces the protein MTVFYATTITEIGPEARDLIGGGMLILFAAGAPPELAEISVLHQVKSGPTVAAPTVGSELRIGSVSTRLTAIGETAWKKVADLGHVVINFNGSIETGRPGELYVAPVDREALAAAIAVGAEISISG, from the coding sequence GTGACGGTCTTCTACGCGACAACCATTACCGAGATCGGGCCGGAGGCGCGCGATCTCATCGGCGGCGGCATGCTCATCCTGTTTGCTGCGGGTGCGCCGCCGGAGCTCGCCGAGATCTCCGTCCTGCATCAGGTCAAGAGCGGGCCGACCGTGGCGGCTCCCACGGTCGGCTCCGAGCTCAGGATCGGCTCCGTGTCGACCAGGCTCACCGCGATCGGCGAGACGGCCTGGAAGAAGGTCGCAGATCTCGGCCATGTGGTGATCAACTTCAACGGCTCCATCGAAACCGGGCGGCCGGGCGAGCTCTATGTCGCCCCGGTCGATCGCGAAGCGCTGGCCGCTGCCATCGCGGTCGGCGCCGAGATCTCCATCTCGGGCTGA